A region from the Vespula pensylvanica isolate Volc-1 chromosome 9, ASM1446617v1, whole genome shotgun sequence genome encodes:
- the LOC122632059 gene encoding uncharacterized protein LOC122632059 isoform X1 yields MKDNPDCVILNTGETHNYHQPVSAKPSVVSVSSIDSDVSDRRDVREELYAGIFRRHRKTILVIGSFLKMLKKYLDRLHALNRIFGLFAIRFEHVARQKFWWNY; encoded by the exons ATGAAAGACAATCCAGATTGTGTTATTCTCAATACGGGTGAAACACATAATTATCATCAACCTGTTTCTGCAAAACCTTCTGTCGTTTCAGTTTCAAGTATTGATTCTGATGTTAGTGATAGAAGGGATGTACGCGAAGAGCTTTATGCTGGGATCTTCAGAAGGCATAGAAAAACTATATTGGTAATAGGCAGTTTTCTAAAGATGCTAAAG aAATACTTGGACAGATTACATGCTCTGAACCGAATATTTGGTTTATTTGCCATACGATTTGAACATGTTGCAAGACAAAAATTTTG GTGGAactattga
- the LOC122632059 gene encoding uncharacterized protein LOC122632059 isoform X3 yields the protein MKDNPDCVILNTGETHNYHQPVSAKPSVVSVSSIDSDVSDRRDVREELYAGIFRRHRKTILKYLDRLHALNRIFGLFAIRFEHVARQKFWWNY from the exons ATGAAAGACAATCCAGATTGTGTTATTCTCAATACGGGTGAAACACATAATTATCATCAACCTGTTTCTGCAAAACCTTCTGTCGTTTCAGTTTCAAGTATTGATTCTGATGTTAGTGATAGAAGGGATGTACGCGAAGAGCTTTATGCTGGGATCTTCAGAAGGCATAGAAAAACTATATTG aAATACTTGGACAGATTACATGCTCTGAACCGAATATTTGGTTTATTTGCCATACGATTTGAACATGTTGCAAGACAAAAATTTTG GTGGAactattga
- the LOC122632059 gene encoding uncharacterized protein LOC122632059 isoform X2 has protein sequence MKDNPDCVILNTGETHNYHQPVSAKPSVVSVSSIDSDVSDRRDVREELYAGIFRRHRKTILVIGSFLKMLKKYLDRLHALNRIFGLFAIRFEHVARQKFW, from the exons ATGAAAGACAATCCAGATTGTGTTATTCTCAATACGGGTGAAACACATAATTATCATCAACCTGTTTCTGCAAAACCTTCTGTCGTTTCAGTTTCAAGTATTGATTCTGATGTTAGTGATAGAAGGGATGTACGCGAAGAGCTTTATGCTGGGATCTTCAGAAGGCATAGAAAAACTATATTGGTAATAGGCAGTTTTCTAAAGATGCTAAAG aAATACTTGGACAGATTACATGCTCTGAACCGAATATTTGGTTTATTTGCCATACGATTTGAACATGTTGCAAGACAAAAATTTTGGTAA
- the LOC122632052 gene encoding U3 small nucleolar RNA-associated protein 18 homolog: MNTNVIIKGPIKRSKKFNMFQKKRKINSYDPTEEARLEKIVFGDASDVINNLPDENHIEETNESKIASTCNKDNVEADEDILSENSDIDTNEQIKKKKVVWVDEDDGHYTVETALNIQNRKLPSKRPEKFYTEFLENKYKHLVGTPKWAEIDRTQENFDDTDYEILKHSSHLEAPRMKSLPKGTIDIKALKSINQQTFNEGPVISSLEFHPTSTLALIAGSSGILSLFQIDGIENNKLYSMQYKKFPISRAKFLKEGTEILLGSQFYSYCHSYNLISGRTYKIPLPHGITNMKKYEVSPDGRLIALCGRAGEIYLLTSSSKELIGTLNMNTKCRTVSFTPDNKTLITHGDGNEMYVWDIKSRTCIHRAVDDGCLSCLVTAISPNGQFLATGSREGVVNLYDINTVLKEKIPMPLKAIFNLVTSITGLKFNPTSEILAMASDKKANAFKMLHLPSFNVFSNFPTFQTTMSMPSAIDFSPSSGYLGISNRSHKAFLYRLKHYGNY; the protein is encoded by the exons ATGAATActaatgttataataaaaggTCCTATAAAGCGCagtaagaaatttaatatgtttcaaaagaaaagaaaaataaattcatatgaTCCTACAGAAGAAGCTAG aTTAGAAAAGATAGTTTTTGGAGATGCAAGtgatgttataaataatttaccaGATGAAAATCATATTGAAGAAACAAATGAGAGCAAGATTGCAAGCACATGTAATAAAGATAATGTGGAAGCTGATGAAGATATACTTTCTGAAAATTCTGATATAGATacaaatgaacaaataaagaaaaaaaaagtagtctGGGTAGATGAAGATGATGGACATTATAC CGTAGAAACAGcgttaaatattcaaaatcgCAAATTACCCAGCAAAAGGCCAGAGAAGTTTTATACAGAATTCTTAGAAAATAAGTACAAACATCTTGTAGGTACTCCAAAATGGGCAGAAATTGATAGAACACAAGAAAATTTTGATGATACAGATTATGAAATCCTGAAG cATAGCTCTCACTTAGAAGCGCCACGAATGAAGAGCTTACCAAAAGGAACTATTGATATTAAAGCATTGAAATCAATAAATCAGCAGACATTTAATGAAGGTCCTGTAATATCAAGTTTAGAATTCCATCCAACCTCTACATTAGCTCTTATTGCTGGTTCATCTggtattttatctctttttcag ATTGATGGTATAGAgaacaataaattatacagTATGCAATATAAGAAATTTCCTATAAGTAGAGcaaaatttcttaaagaaGGAACAGAAATTCTACTAGGATCTCAATTTTACTCATATTGCCATTCTTATAATTTGATTAGTGGAAGAACTTATAAAATACCATTACCACATGGTATTACTAATATGAAG aaatatgaaGTATCACCTGATGGTCGATTGATAGCATTGTGTGGAAGAGCAGGTGAAATTTATCTGTTAACAAGTTCTTCTAAAGAACTTATTGGCACTTTGAATATGAATACAAAATGTCGAACAGTTTCATTTACCCCTGACAATAAAACACTCATAACGCACGGAG ATGGCAATGAAATGTATGTTTGGGATATAAAAAGTCGAACGTGTATACATCGTGCAGTGGATGATGGATGTTTGTCTTGTTTAGTTACTGCAATATCTCCAAATGGTCAATTTTTAGCTACTGGTAGTAGGGAAGGAGTAGTTAAtttgtatgatataaatacagtactaaaagaaaaaattccaaTGCCTCTTAAAGCAATTTTCAATCTTGTTACTTCAATTACTGGATTAAAGTTCAACCCTACATCAGAGATATTAGCTATGGCTTCTGATAAAAAGGCAAATGCTTTTAAAATGTTACATTTGCCATCATTTaatgtattttcaaattttcccACATTTCAAACAACAATGTCAATGCCCTCTGCTATTGATTTTTCTCCTAGCAGTGGTTACTTAGGTATATCAAATAGGTCACATAAAGCGTTTTTATACAGATTGAAACATTATGGAAATTATTAA